Genomic DNA from Ilyobacter polytropus DSM 2926:
AAACACCCTAGTGGAAAACAGTATAAATTCCAATTGGGAATATGACGAACTAGAGGACGATCCTGTAATAATTACTTCTGAAGACGGATCGAATTATTACATAGAGCCGGTAATAAGCCTGTCAGAGGGCAGTGAAATAACGGGTGGATATGCCCTGAGGTTTGAGAATGTAACCACGACAACAGAGCTTACAACAGAATGGACCCAAACAGTAACAGAAGCTGATTTAAGCACGATAACTATAAGTGACACAGGTTATGTTGGTGAGATAAGAGACATTATGCTAACGGCTACGTATAGTAGTGGTAATAGTAATAAAATTAACAGTGTAAAATATAATGGGACTACGGATACTACTACACCATATGAGTGGGAAGGCCAAAGTATTGGTTCTACTATGGAATTTATATTTAATATGGCAAATGGTGCCAATGGTAGCAATAAATATATTGAAATCACAGTTACTCTCAGTGAGCCTTGATAGGGAGGGGTCGATGAATAGAAAAGCATTTATACTACCTTTAGTTTTACTCATACTTGCCCTCATGAGTGGTATAGCTGTGGTGCTAGGGAGGCTCTCTAGTGAGAAGACTCTGTCGCTAAAAAATCAGGAGAGGTCCTATTATGCTGAGGAGATAACTGTGATACTAGTTGATGAAGAAACAACTGATGATTCTAGTGGTGAAGATACAGGAGATGAAAGTGAAACTGAAGATTTGATAGGACCCAAAGTATATACATTACAATTATATGGTAAAAACCAAGGAAAGACTACTGTATCTATTGAAACTATTTTTGATGGGGTTGCTTTTGAATATGGAGATTATATCGTAAAAATAGTTAGTAATTCTGATAAACTATCAGCAGTAGAGGTTGATACAACATCTATCTCTTTGGAAAACGATATATTTGAAGGGCCAGCTAATATTACGGCAGGATCAAAATTGTATCTTACCAATAAGTCAAATGCACTTAAGACGATAGAAATAACTGTGACGTTAACACCTAACTAATTTAAGTTAAGAAGCAAAAGATATTCCAAGCAACTGGAGGGGCAGATGAAGAAAAGACTATCTATAGAGCTTACTGAAAATTCAATAAAGTTTATATTAGGTGCCCAGGGAAAGAACGGGATAAGTATAGAGGATATACACAGAGAGGCTATTTCTTCTGAGCAGAAAGGGAATATATCTTCCTCTGTGGAAAAGATAAAAGAGATAATAGAATCCAAGGGCTGGACAAGATACAAAAAAGTATTATTATGCAGAATAGACAGCATGGAACATGTGATGATAGAGCTTCCCAATGTACCTGAAGAGGAGATGGAGTCGATAATCAGGAGGAAACTTGAAAATCAAAAACTGGTAGACGATGCTGACAAGATAGCCTACGGGGCTATAGGGGATTTTAGCCCAAAAATGCTGCAAGGTGTCTATACGCAAGTTATGACACAGGAGTTTCTTGAAAAAATATCTTTGCTTAAGCTTCATGGGATAGACTTCGAACCCTTTGCCGCTGACAGAGGAATGAGGAAATACGCAAATAAAAAAGAAAACAGTTTCTTTATAGATATACAAGATACACACACTATAGCGGCAATATATTTTAAGGATAAGCTGTCTTTATACAGAAAAATCAACGTGGGAAGAAGGGATTTTGTAAAAAGTATCTCTGAAATACTGAATATAGAAAAAGAAAAAGCGGATGAATACCTCAAAGAACACAGCTATGTAAGTAATATAAAGGCAACGGAGCTAATGGAAAGAGGCGTAGATATAGGGCCTCAGCTAAACATGGCCTGTGAATCTACCTTGGCCAAGATCCTAAGGAAGGCTGTACAGTATATAGATTATTTTCAGTTTAAACATTCCGGTGAGGTTCTCAATACAGTTTATTTCTCAGGAGGCGAGCTAAAGACTGAAGATATAAGGGCTGCCCTTGAAAGAGAACTGTACATAGGAAACATTTACGACTACAACGTGAAATCCGGATTCCTAGAAAGTGATCTTACCCAGGAAATTTTTAGTGATAACAATTGGAATCTATTGGCCGGAACGATGCAGAGTGAAGAGGGAATATACAGGCTTAAGAGCAAGCTTAAGCTTCCCTTTAAAATAAATAAAAACCCTGTGTATATCTTTTTAGCGATAGTATTTGTTATGTTCTGCAGCATAAAGTTTGGATATTATAAGATGCAGGAATTAGAGCAGACAAAACAGATAAAGATGATATCTGAAAAAAACAGAGAACTTTCTGATTATATAAAAGAGTCAGATGCTTTAGAAAAAAAGATAAAAAATGTAAAAAAAGATACGGATTATCTTTCTAAAAGAATAGGTAAAAATACAATTT
This window encodes:
- a CDS encoding PilN domain-containing protein, producing the protein MKKRLSIELTENSIKFILGAQGKNGISIEDIHREAISSEQKGNISSSVEKIKEIIESKGWTRYKKVLLCRIDSMEHVMIELPNVPEEEMESIIRRKLENQKLVDDADKIAYGAIGDFSPKMLQGVYTQVMTQEFLEKISLLKLHGIDFEPFAADRGMRKYANKKENSFFIDIQDTHTIAAIYFKDKLSLYRKINVGRRDFVKSISEILNIEKEKADEYLKEHSYVSNIKATELMERGVDIGPQLNMACESTLAKILRKAVQYIDYFQFKHSGEVLNTVYFSGGELKTEDIRAALERELYIGNIYDYNVKSGFLESDLTQEIFSDNNWNLLAGTMQSEEGIYRLKSKLKLPFKINKNPVYIFLAIVFVMFCSIKFGYYKMQELEQTKQIKMISEKNRELSDYIKESDALEKKIKNVKKDTDYLSKRIGKNTIFNNFLYEVSEILPEEIYFEEIKYSGDRVHLEGKAISDDDYAEVYINELLSSLEGITGSVRLLKTVKFQQNNRINDFSIEVKLSGGEKNEKK